The following DNA comes from Watersipora subatra chromosome 8, tzWatSuba1.1, whole genome shotgun sequence.
TAATGTATACTTAGAATCATGATTTTTAATAGTTTAACACATTTATTAGGGTTTTAGTAAAAtaagtatttaaaaatgtttaccGCTGAATAACTGATGAGTTGATGAACCAAGAAATTTGTTTGCAAAATGTTTCAAAGAAAATTCGACATAACCTTTCATACTTAAGAAACATCAGCATACACCGCTGACCTCCGAGACTgcataaaattagtttgctcTCAAGAATAAAAGAAGATTTGTTTAACTTTTGAATGCgatgaaaatgaattatataaAACCTTTGATATGTTAAAAGCAAGCGAGTTTGAATTTTGTGTAGCGAATTTTTAGTAAGAGCTTTCCGTAACACAAGCTTTCAGTTTGTACATATGgaaatacatttatttacatgacggtatcaataaatattttttgcgcAAATGCAAGTGAAATGCGTTGAACTGCTGTTCTTAATCATTTCAAAATGCTGTATAACAATGCTTGAGGCATGAAGGTAAGTAGACCATATGTTATCATCTTGGGAGTCAATATCCTTACTGCAACCATGATTGCTGATGTGAGATTGGAAACATAGCCAGCTTAGAAGCAGATTGAAGTTTCGACTCTCATTGATCACTACTAACAACTAACCTGTATGAGAATAACAGTGGACTATCGCCGTGCAATCTCTTCTGGTTTTTCTAACCTCTCAATGTGTTTCCTGGCATTCTTGATGTTCATTAAAGTGGCTGCTGATGCTAAAACCACCAAatcataaattacataatatctCTTAAAACTACCAACTCATACTTTACCAAGGATATCCTAAAATTCTCCACAAACTATGCGTACAACAACTTGCTTCAGAAAAAATACACCATACTATGTAAAAGTTACGGATTGACAGCGATGAAACCAAACAAACTCAAGCAGTAAAGGCTATAGCTGTtctgcaaaaattaaaaaaagtgtaATAAAGAAGAAGCAAAATTTGGTTTAGAGACCAGTGTTAACTTTATCATGATGAACTTAGATGTTAATCTATTAGCAAAtgcaaatttgaaaaccttgTAATTACGTAGTCCTTTCTTTTCAGCTCTGACCCTTtgtagaatttaaaaaaagatttacaatttttacaattaaaaaaaaagattttattttagaattaaCTTGATTGCCTTTCCTTCTGGCTTTAAAGTTACTGGCCTTGACCTTCATTGCGTTCAGACCAAAATAAAAGCTAAGAGATTCGGGTTCATAGATACACTTCGGAGAAAAATGATCTTTTGCTTCTACCAAAATGAAAACCCTAAAACAAAATGGCcaccaatttttttcaaatcagaAAAGTAGCTTGTAGACTTTTTAACACATCTGACAAAcaattctacatgtatatttttcaaaattaatgAAAAGACCTCAGTTTATCAGTTTGTGTTAAAAGTAGGTTACAAACTAAATTCCAGGTTGTTACCTTTTTTGTGGTGAACAACGACAACCCCATTTCTTTGATTGTTGAAGCTACTGTTCAATAATTCTGTTATTATTCATTAAGTTCTTATATATTCAATCATTAggtacaaaaaatgttttaaaacttcaaGTAGGTCAAAAGTTGCATCAATTAAAGATGATGTTTCCAGAAACATCAAGAAAAAACAAATTGGTTCACAGTTTGTCTCCAGTTCAAATTTCGGTAAGTGTGACCTTGGTATAAAACATCTGAGACAAAACAAACCCTTAGGTATGAAAGTAATAACACAATTCTGGCTGCTGATCCTAGCTTCAAACATGGCCACCATAAAATATGTAGGGTGTATGTGAACAGATGACAGCCATACAAACTTACATATTGTTGAGTCGGACATGATCACCATTATATATGTGTTAGAGGTGAAGAGGTCAATAAATGCCGTGGACTCTCCATTTCTACAAAGAAACACAGAATTACATGTTAAGCAACCCCTATGAAATCAGTTTGACAAACAGCAAATGATGCTCAAGGTTTATCCATCGATGATTATGGGCCATTGGTGACTAAACCGGCTCCCCCCTATGCGCTCCAGCATGGATGAACTGGGTGGCTAGCAACCCTACAATACTACAAATTCAACCTGACATAGCATGGAGGAGATCCTCTAAGAACCAACAGCTCGCTAGCTAAAAATGTCATCTCGATAAAAACACCTAACAGAAGGCAATCCACTGTTGAAACCTGTCAAAAAAGTCTTGGTTACAGGAAGATTCTCATCCTCACAGGGTGTGCTACTCAGAGACAAAaacagagagagagaaagaaggagAGAAAAGGATAGGGAAAGAGAGGATgaggggagaggggagagaggggagagaaggAAGGGGAATGAGAGAGAGGGAAGTGGGagaaaggggagagagagggaaagagaggagtgagagagggGAGACAAAGAGGGGGGAGAatgaggggggagagagagaggaaggagGGGAGAGAGGTATGGGGGGAGAAAAGGGGGGAAGAGAAGAAGGGGGGAAGAAAGGAGGGGGAAGAAAGGAAGGGAGAAAGAGGAAGGAGGGAGAGAAGCAGGGGGAAGAAGGGGGGAGAaaggaagggagagagagaggaaggggGGAGGAGGAAGGGGGAGAGGAAGGGGGAAAGAGAAAGGAGGAGAGAGGAAGGGGGAGAGAGAAAATGGGGAGAGAAAAAgggaggggggagagggagtgagagaaagggggagtgagagagagggggaTAAAGAGGAAAAGAGGGGAAAGAGATAGAgaaagaggggagagagagagagagagagagagagagagaaagagggggagaggaGGAGTGacagagagggagggagagagtaTGGCATGCTACACTCACCTGACTTCCATCCTTTGAAATGACGCAGCTAACTTGCTGCAACTCAGTTTGAATTGTTTGATGATGTTGGAAATCTTCTCAAACCTATGGCTATCCCTGTGTTCCCGCAGCATACAGTGTGATATTACCTGAAGATAACACCTCCAGATGGTAACCTCACAAACCAAACTCTCAGACCTTGCTTAAATGTTACCATCTTAATTTCTACCTTATTCTAATCCTCTGCAACTAAAATCTCAGCAGCCATGTTGCAGCAACTCAAAGTCAGAGTCTAGATATTCATCATGCCAAGGTGTCATGTAAATGCACCGCTTGTATTCCTAATCTTTACTACCATAAGAAGCATGTCCCTATGCCTGAAGCCAGTGCTAGAAAAAAAGAATGCATTACACAGGAATTGAACCCGAGTATTAGATCCCTAGCCAAGCGCTACTATCTGCACCACTTGACCGCCTTACAGCATCacaaaataattgtgcacataattattacacaagATGATTTTAAAAGGTATGCGGgactgccagcatactagtagtaatagatATCCAGTTTAAATCAAATGCAATTAAAGGGAGTTAAAAAAGTGATCCTGTGAGGAGTGTTTTTGTACCTGCAATTGCAATATAAATTGTAACAGCACTATTTACAAGCATTTAAAAGTCAGCATACACAGCTGGGCATCTACTTCTAGTACATGTTAAGCAACACCACTTTTTCCTACCAAGTGGCTTCTAAAATGACTTTGGTCTGAAATAAATGATGCCAGATGTTCCTAAAGCGGCGTGCCCGCAGCAAATAAGTTAAGATAAATGCATAAGTTAAAAAAGCCAGtgcacactatcgctcaaacCGACGATTAACTGTGCGATTGACTGCAACGATGGACTGCTATGACGTCATTTTGCAATGAGCAGCCAACGTAACTGTTGCTAGCGACGATGTGATggactttcaacatgttgaagtTTGAAACCGATGATCGCAACTTTTAGCATCTTGATTGGCTGATAACAAAAGGACTCGTGATATTACCAATGCAATTTTGTAAATTCTAAGTGGTTGTTGGTTAGCGATCACCTATAGTTAATCACTCATAGTGTCTACACCTTATCGTTGGTGATGACATAAAAACAGCTAATCGTTGCTGTCCATCGCTCAGCTAAACattgatttgagcgatagtgtgtaCGGGCCTTAACATGGATTTGCTAAGATATTGTTTGTTCATTTCATCAATAGGTAAATGGAACGAAAAATTGAAGTAATAAACACATCACATGGTTGTCAACATAAGAGTGCATAATTATttctaataatgaacaataaatataacaaagGAGGTGATGATGAGGCCTATATGCAACGGTGAACCGGTCAATGCACGGCCCAATTAGATGATAGCAGAAAAAAAGACTCTCACTCCCGCTCCAGAAGATGCACTCTTAgactatttttaaattctaaaatGGTCTtatgtttttaacatatataggTTGTTGGTTCCAAATCACTGATTCttgatatgttgttttttgACGACTGGCAGTGGAGCTAGATGGTAGAATGGGCATATTTACAAAACTTTGTCTCGTAATTTTTACAAGCGCAGTGTTTTGAAAACAATCTTGAATTGCTATATAAGCATGATGCAAAGTACGATATTTATATAACCAAAAACTGTCAACAAGTTTTAGGATATGAAAAAGGTCTTTAGTACGATATAGAAAATCTTTTTCACGAGTAATATGAACTAGCCTTTTTTGAAAGAGAAATAAAGGGTTTAAGTAGACAGCTGGAGCATTTCTCTACACATCAACACAGTAAGTTAGTTTTGAGTTTAGATAAGAATTGTAAATGAGTAGTGAAATGTATTTAAGAAGACACTTGCAACATCTAAACAATAATCCTGAAATTGGacgtaattttaatttttgattaaaatttcaatttttattttccatATTTTGGTTGCGTATTAGAGATAGGTCAAAACCTTTATGACAAAGATGCACAGGTGCTACCATAAAAATATGACTGATGGAATCATGCTGGAGATGCAGCGGTATTTTAATATTAATGATATCCAGGCATTGCGGTTGTTGAGATGTTAAGAGGACCGATAAGTCCAAAATCTCCCTGAAGGTGGACTTACAAAGGTTTTAGTAgactatcagaaagtatcagtgttTCTCATtcttttgtaattgtttttgataattgaggtgatctgactgccaagatgtttcaagattaaaattgacaaaacttgatcactacTACTACGTGAGTTGTAAAAAGTTCTGGCGTTTCATAAACAACAGGCATACCCCAACGTCTTGCCTATTTTGCCTTGCTTTCAACTTCCTTCCATCTTCAATTTTACCCAGCTTTTCTAAACCTTGTTCAAACTGACCTtataaaaaaactgaataattctATTTTTTACAAGTGGCTTCTCCCTTGATAAGTGGTCAACTAGTAACCACATAGTAAACTGCCTCATATTCTtgtatttcacatttgcattGCATCTATTAGCAAATATTTGTTCAGAATTTTTGTCCTACCTAAATAATCTTGTATGTTGGGCACTCGTATGACTAGGTTTAACTGTAGCATTACATATAAGTAAACTATAGAACAACCTTTTAATTAT
Coding sequences within:
- the LOC137402369 gene encoding octapeptide-repeat protein T2-like, whose translation is MKEDSHPHRVCYSETKTEREKEGEKRIGKERMRGEGREGREGRGMREREVGERGERGKERSERGETKRGENEGGEREEGGERGMGGEKGGREEGGKKGGGRKEGRKRKEGEKQGEEGGRKEGRERGRGEEEGGEEGGKRKEERGRGREKMGREKGRGERE